From one Paenibacillus terrae HPL-003 genomic stretch:
- the flgG gene encoding flagellar basal body rod protein FlgG — protein sequence MLRSMYSGVSGMKGFQTKLDVIGNNIANVNTTGFKSSRVMFKDILSQTSSGASAPDATTTAGQNAKQVGLGVSVSSIDTLHLPGSAMTTNNPTDLRINGDGFFLIKMNDAQDVPYLTRAGDFHVDANRNLVTSDGFFVGDAGGDPITLADNVTSFSISQDGTIVQQLDDGTVDNGTQIGIARVTNPEGLEKIGGSLYRTTVNSNIDALEPGVANSEGRGAIIAGQLEMSNVDLTGEFTEMIVAQRGFQANSRIITTSDEVLQEVVNLKR from the coding sequence ATGTTGAGATCAATGTATTCGGGTGTATCGGGTATGAAGGGCTTTCAAACAAAGCTGGACGTTATCGGTAACAACATTGCAAACGTAAATACAACAGGCTTCAAGTCCAGCCGCGTCATGTTCAAGGATATTTTGAGCCAAACGAGTTCGGGCGCAAGTGCGCCGGATGCAACGACTACTGCGGGGCAAAACGCCAAGCAGGTCGGTTTAGGGGTATCGGTCAGCTCAATTGATACACTTCATCTTCCAGGTAGTGCCATGACTACGAACAATCCGACAGATTTGCGGATTAACGGTGACGGGTTTTTCCTGATCAAAATGAATGATGCACAGGATGTTCCTTATCTAACTCGCGCGGGTGATTTTCACGTGGATGCGAACCGAAATTTGGTTACCTCAGATGGATTTTTCGTAGGAGACGCGGGTGGGGATCCGATCACACTTGCTGACAATGTTACATCGTTCTCTATCTCGCAGGACGGTACGATTGTACAACAATTGGATGATGGCACAGTAGACAATGGCACGCAAATTGGTATAGCCAGAGTCACAAACCCAGAAGGGTTGGAGAAAATTGGCGGCAGCTTGTACCGTACCACGGTTAACTCCAATATCGATGCACTTGAGCCTGGAGTAGCCAATTCGGAGGGCCGGGGTGCTATCATTGCAGGCCAGCTAGAAATGTCCAACGTCGATTTGACAGGTGAATTTACCGAAATGATCGTGGCGCAGCGCGGCTTCCAGGCGAACTCACGTATCATTACGACCTCGGATGAAGTGCTTCAGGAAGTTGTAAACTTGAAACGATAA
- a CDS encoding flagellar FlbD family protein — MIPLTRLNGSPMWLNALLIETVEETPDTYVTLVTGKRLIVLEKAADVVSLIKGYSREIGIHAATIKVQQMEEDE; from the coding sequence ATGATCCCGTTAACGCGGCTGAACGGCTCGCCTATGTGGCTTAATGCTCTGCTCATTGAGACTGTGGAGGAAACGCCGGATACATACGTCACTTTAGTGACGGGGAAACGGTTGATTGTATTGGAAAAAGCGGCAGATGTCGTCTCCTTGATCAAGGGTTACAGCCGTGAAATCGGCATACATGCCGCCACGATAAAAGTGCAACAAATGGAGGAAGACGAATGA
- a CDS encoding flagellar basal body-associated FliL family protein, whose translation MKKMLPWLITILLAITLIAGAAFVLIPALSGKKSEATPNAQAAQAEQLPRLSADELVEVSSEITGIKTNLADADYIVQMNLSFQLNDAKAKESFEKIKDISIKPIVIQLLADTKPDELRTAKGRDQFSDKLTDLINKSLPEGHLGNAKITDFLLAAI comes from the coding sequence ATGAAAAAGATGCTGCCATGGCTCATTACAATTTTACTCGCGATTACTTTGATTGCAGGTGCGGCCTTTGTACTTATACCAGCGCTTAGTGGGAAGAAGTCGGAAGCCACTCCAAATGCGCAAGCCGCTCAAGCAGAACAGCTTCCCCGACTGTCAGCAGATGAATTAGTGGAAGTGAGTTCTGAAATTACTGGTATCAAAACAAATTTGGCAGACGCCGATTATATTGTCCAAATGAACCTTTCCTTTCAATTAAACGATGCTAAAGCAAAGGAATCTTTTGAAAAAATCAAGGACATCAGTATCAAGCCAATCGTTATTCAATTACTTGCAGACACCAAGCCTGATGAGCTCAGAACAGCTAAAGGCCGGGACCAGTTCAGTGACAAGCTGACGGATCTCATCAACAAGTCGCTCCCTGAAGGTCACCTGGGGAACGCCAAAATTACAGACTTTTTGCTGGCAGCCATTTGA